A stretch of DNA from Oryzomicrobium terrae:
GAATTGCCCGCGTCCGCTTTGCCGACATGGCTGCGCCTTGTTGGTGGCGGCAGATTTTCCAGTCGGCAGCAAGTTGCAACAGTCGGTAAATCCAGGGGCGGCGGGTCGGCGCGGCGGTGGTTTCGGGCGTTAAATGGACATGCATCACCCCTGCCACTGCTTCCCAGCAAGGAATTGCCATGCGTACCAAACTACTGCTCGTTGCTCTCACTGCCGCCGCGGCCCTGTCGGGCTGTGTGGTCGCTCCGGCCGGCCGCCCCTATTACGGCGGGCCGGTCTATTCAGAACCGGTGATGGTGGCGCCGCCGCCGCCCCGGGTCGAATACGTGGGACCGCCCCCGGTCGTGGGCCAGGTCTGGATCGGCGGTTTCTGGAACTGGACTGGCCAGCGGCACGACTGGGTACCCGGCCACTGGGAGAACCCGCGCCCTGGCTATACCTGGACGCCCCATCGCTGGGAACGGGCCGGTGACGGCTGGCGCCATGCCGGCGGCCACTGGGAGGAAGACCGGGGCCGAGGCGAGCGCCGCGACTGGCGCTGATACATCCACTGTGATGGTGTAGCGCCGTTGCCCGCAAAGGGCCGGCAGCGTGAAGCATTCACGCTGCCGGCCCTTTTCATTTGTTTTGCCCTGCTCTGCCCCGCTTGCGCTGGCCTTGTGCGCTGTCCAGGAAGCGGCCGCTGGCTGTGCCATTCCGTCGTCGGCAGGCCTGTCGAGTCGGTTCGGTGCAGGTTGCAAATTCCCTTAATCGAAACGTGTTGCATATCAAAGAAGCGGTGCTAATATATCAGCCAGCTACACTGAAATATCAGAGTGGCATCCCTAAAAAACAGAGGAGACAAACATGGTTGCTGGTATCAAGGCCCGTCACGGCAGGCTGTTGGGTGCATTGGCCGTTTCCCTGCTGTTCGCCACCGCCGCCCAGGCGGCCGATCCGGACAAGTTCAAGATCGGCGGGGTGGTGTCCCTGTCCGGCACCTACGGCATCTTCGGCGAGGACATGCGCAAGGGCGTCGAGATCGCCATCGAGCAGCGCGGCGGCAAGGTCCTCGGCAAGCCCATCCAGGTGATCTGGGAAGACGACGAGAC
This window harbors:
- a CDS encoding YXWGXW repeat-containing protein — translated: MRTKLLLVALTAAAALSGCVVAPAGRPYYGGPVYSEPVMVAPPPPRVEYVGPPPVVGQVWIGGFWNWTGQRHDWVPGHWENPRPGYTWTPHRWERAGDGWRHAGGHWEEDRGRGERRDWR